Within the Halorhabdus rudnickae genome, the region CGATGGGCGTTTCTGAACTCGATGATGACGACGTGTTTGAAGACGTTCGCGAGCGCGTCGATCGCCCGATGGCCCGGCTCTTTCGCTCGTACGGCTGGGACTACCGGGTCCCCTTTGCCGTCGGGTTCGTCAGTAGCGTCGCCGCCCGGATCCTCGACCTCCTGCCGCCACTGCTGTTGACTGTCGCGATCGACGGGATCTTCGGCGACCAGGCCTTCAGTCTCTGGCTGGTCCCCGACGCCTGGCTCCCCGGGACTCGGGCCGGCCAACTATGGCTCACGGTGGCGATCATCGCCACGGCCTTCCTGATCGGCGCCGCCTTCCACTGGATGCGCAACTGGGGCTGGAACATCTTCTCCCAGAACATCCAGCACGACGTCCGGACGGACACCTACGACAAGATGCAGCGGCTGAACATGGACTTCTTCGCCGACAAGCAGACCGGCGAACTGATGTCCATCCTGTCGAACGACGTCAACCGGCTGGAGCGGTTCCTCAACGACGGGATGAACTCGTTTTTCCGGCTGTCGATCATGGTGCTCGGCATCGCCGCCATCCTCTTCTACTGGAACTGGCAACTCGCGCTGGTGACGCTCGGGGTCGTGCCGCTGATCGGCTTTTTCACCTACAAGTTCGTCCAGATCATCCAGCCCCAGTACGCCGAGGTCCGCTCGTCGGTCGGCCAGCTGAACTCGCGGCTGGAGAACAACCTCGGCGGCATCCAGGTGATCAAGACCGCGAACACCGAGACTTTCGAATCGGACCGGGTTGACGACGTCTCCGAGGACTACTTCGACGCCAACTGGGCGGCCATCAACACCCGCATCAAGTTCTTCCCCAGCCTGCGACTGCTCTCTGGGGTCGGGTTCGTCGCCACGTTCCTGCTCGGCGGGATCTGGGTGGTGACCTACCAGACGACCGGGGCCGCTCCGTGGTTTTTCACCGGCACCCTGAGTGAGGGACAGTTCGTCGGGTTTATCCTGCTCTCCCAGCGGTTCATTTGGCCGATGGCGCAGTTCGGGCAGATCATCAACATGTACCAGCGCGCCCACGCCTCCAGCGAGCGAATCTTCGGGTTAATGGATACACCGAGCCGGATCGTCGAGGATCCCGACGCCAAACCCCTCGAGGTAACTGAGGGCCACGTGGCGTTCGACGACGTCACCTTCGGCTACGACGAGAAGGATCCCATCGTCGAGGACATCTCCTTCGACGTCGCGGGTGGGGACACCGTCGCACTGGTTGGCCCGACGGGCGCCGGCAAGTCCACCATCATGAAACTTCTCCTGCGGATGTACGATGTCGACGAGGGCGCGATTCGTATCGACGGGACGGACCTCCGAGACGCGACGATTCCCAGCCTCCGGCAGGCGATGGGTTACGTTAGCCAGGAGACGTTTCTGTTCTACGGCACCGTCCGGGAGAACATCGAGTACGGCACTTTCGACGCCGACAAAGACGAAGTGGTCGAGGCCGCGAAGATGGCCGAAGCCCACCGATTCATCCAGAATCTCCCAGAGGGCTACGATACGAAAGTCGGCGAACGCGGAGTGAAACTCTCGGGCGGCCAACGCCAGCGGATCGCGCTTGCGCGTGCGATCCTCAAAGACCCGGAGGTCCTCGTGCTGGACGAGGCGACGTCCGACGTGGACACGGAGACGGAAATGCTGATACAGCGTTCCCTGGACGAACTCACCGCCGATCGGACCACCTTCGCGATCGCCCATCGGCTCTCGACTATCAAGGACGCCGAACAGATTGTCGTCGTCGAGGACGGTCGGATCGTCGAACGCGGCACCCACGAGGAGTTGCTCGTCGCCGATGGTCTCTACGCCAAACTCTGGGCAGTCCAGGCCGGCGAGATCGACGAACTCCCCGAGGAGTTCATCGAACGGGCGGCCCGGCGACGCGCACAGACCGAGGCCGACGACGACTGACGCGATCGGTGAGTGATGCGTGACTCGCGGAAGCGTTTTGCGCCAGCGGATTCCCCAGTGAGACATGAAGCTTACTGAAGCCACCTGGACGGATGTCGAATCGACCGGGACGGATCTCGCAGTCCTTCCCGTCGGATCCACCGAACAGCACGGTCCACACGCCCCCCTGGGAACCGACGCGATCGCCGCGGAGACAGTCGCCAAAGCGGGTGCCGACGCAGCCGAGTGGGAAGTGGTCGTCGCCCCGTCGATCTCGGTCGGCGTGTCAGAAGAACACCGCGCGTTCGCTGGCTCGCTGTGGGTCAGCGAAGACACCTTCCGGGCGTACATCCGCGAGACCATCGAGGCGCTGGCCCACCACGGCTTCGGCCGGATCGTCGTCGTCAATGGCCACGGCGGCAACACCGCTGCGCTCAGGGAAGTCTGCGCCCGAATCACCAGAGACGGCGACGCCTACGCCGTCCCGTTCACCTGGTTCGAAGCCGTCGATCCCGACGGGATCGAGATGGGGCATGCGGGACCCGTCGAGACGGCACTGCTCGAACACGTTGCACCCGAGTTGATCGACAGCGAGAGAAAGGAGACCGCGGGCGAAGACGCGGCCGACCGCTGGGGCGAGTGGGAGGGAAGCGTCAATCTCGCCTGCGACACCGACGGGTTCGCGGACAACGGGGTCGTCGGCGATCCAGCCGACGGCGACGGCGAGTTGGGCGAACGGTTGCTCGCCGAGGCCGCCGACGCGCTGGCGGCGCTGCTTTCCCGCGTCGCCGAGCGTGATCGTCCGGGGGAGCTATAGCTACTCCTCGTTGTCCTCGTCGTCTACGTCGTCTACGTCGGCGTCTTCGAGGGCGCTTTTGAGTTCCGGGATCGTGCTCGTCAACTCGCCAACCTGCTCGCGGGCCTCGGATAGATCGGTGACGATCCCTTCGAGTTCCTCGATTTCGTCCTCCAGGTCCCCGGCGTCCTCGAAGGCGTCGGCGCGCTCACCCATCGTGTACCACTTCTTGGCGTCCCGGAGGTGGTCCTCGGCGTCCCCCGGGTCCAGCCCAGACCGTAGCGCATTGAGCACGCCCAGCGTGTTGTCGGCCTCGACCGCCCAAATGGCGTCCACGTCGGGCAATGCTGCCCGGGTCGCTTCGAGGTGCGCTTCGACGTCCGAGCGCATCTCGCTGGCTGCTTCCCCGAAGAGGTCCTCGTCGTCAAGTGTTGCCTGGCTCATGTGTAGGGATTCAATCGCACTCCGGTTAAAAGATTGCCCGAAACTGAAAGTGAACGACACCCAACCACAGCGTTCGGCTACCTGAGAGCGGAGCGAGGGCTCTCAGAGCGACTGTGACGGACGGCGATCACCCAGCACGTCGAAGTTGGTGTTCGTGTCCCCCAGGACGAGCAGGGCGTACTGACGGTGGAAAACCTTGATCGGGACGTAGATCACGGCCGCCGCCACGAACAGGACGAGCAGATACGCCGCCAGTAGCGCGACCAGCAGGACGACCGCCCCGGCCGTGATCGTCCCGCTGCCGATCATCCCGAAGCCGACGGGGACCGCGACGATCAGGAACGGAATCGCCAGGGCGACGGCGGCGATCCCGAGGACGATGGTTCCGGCAATCTCGGTGACGATGTGGAGGCCGAACGCGACCAGGACGTACGTGCCGTACTGTTTCCACTGGTCTACCAACGTCGGCCAGAAGCGTCGCCACCCCGCGAGGACGCCGCGGTCCTCACGGAGCATGATCGGGACGACGAACTCCGTCGTGAACCCGTTTGCCAGCGCCACGAGGACCCCGACAGCGATTCCCAGCGGCACCAAGAGGATCGCACCGACGACGAGACGACTCGCCGACGGGACGCCGACTTCGCCAGCAAGTAGCCCCGCAAAGACGTCTCCGAACAGCAACACGGTGGCTCCGCCAAGGACGGCCAGTGTCCCGAGTCCGAGGACGATCCGGAAGCCGAACAGCCGTACTCCCTTGCCAGCGTACCGACGGACGTACTGCCGGACGTGGACCTCGTCCGCCGAGAGCGATTGGACGAAGACGAACTCCATGACGGCACCGATCGCAGCGACGACCAGCCCGCCCAGTACCAGCAGGGCGATCACGCCGATGACGACCGCGACGGCCGTTCCCGTGAGTTCGGGGAACTCGGCGGAGAGTTCGGGAAGCCCGTTCTCCGGTATCGACCCGGCAGTCGTGGGAGTGTTCGTCACAGTCGAAGCGGCACCACCCCCGCCGCCGGTACCACCCAGCAAGAACGCGACGACCACCGCCAGCCGTCCCCACCGCCCCGCCTCGACGGGGCTGAGAAACGAGCGGGTCATGTCAACCGCGTCGTCGATCCGTTCGACCGCGTAGAGGGCCATACCGTCTGTTCCACCCGGAGTCGTCTTAGCGTTTTGCCCGGCTTCACACCCTGAAGCGGAAGAATGAGTCGTTCACGCGACCGAAACCAGCCGCATCCGCGGGTAGCCGTCGTCCATCTCCATGACGGCGGTCGCCTCGATCCCCTCGTAGGCGACGACGATTTCCACATCGGCGAACTCGCCGGTGAACTCGGTATACCCCACGCCGGGATCGACCGCCTCCCGGATCGCCGCGGTCTTCATCTCGACAGTTACGTCCCGACAGTGGGGCTGGTTCTCGATCGCGCTCTCGATCGCGGCCGCGAGATTGGCAGCGCTCGCGGGACTGATCGGCGTCCCGGCGAACTGGTGGTACAGCGAGCCGAATTTGATCCCGAGTTCGAAACACACCTGCTGGGCGTCGGTCGGTGCCATATCGGCTTTGAGAGAGCAGCCGGGAAAACGCTTGGCCGTTCTATCGCGGTTCAGTATTGTTTGTCAACGTCCCTCAACCGACCGATACCGGCCGTTACGGACCCAACACCGGCGAAGGTTTTTGGTGACACCCCCGTTAGCGATTCCCATGAACGCCGACCGGGCCGTCCTCGAGCATGCGATCGAGCGCGGCGAGCGCGAGGGCGGCAGCGTCGAGTTCAAAGAACGGCTCACCCGCGAGACCCACCTCACCGACGGACGACTGGAAAGTCTGGCCGCCCAGTTGCGTCACCGCGTCCTCTCGGGTGACAGCGAGGCGACGTACGTCGTCGGCGTCACGGACGACGGAGGGATTGCCGGCCTCGAACCCGAGGCTTTCTCGGAGTCGATGGACGTCCTCTCGTTGCTGGCCGACGAGGCGGGCGCCCACATCGAAGACGTCGAAACGTGGGGCGTTGACGAGGCGGGCAACGCCGTCCGTGGCCAGTCGGGCGAGTGTGGACTCGTCGGCGTCGCGACGATCCAGGAGGGGGCCGTCATGGAGGACGACGAGCACATCGTCGTCGGGACGGCAGGCCACGTCGACCACGGCAAGAGTACGCTCGTTGGGTCGCTCGTCACTGGGCAAGCTGACGACGGGCAAGGCGGGACGCGGTCGTTCCTGGACGTCCGGCCTCACGAAGTCGAACGCGGCCTGTCGGCCGATCTTTCCTATGGCGTCTACGGCTTCGACGACGACGGCCCGGTCCGGATGGACAATCCCGACCGGAAGACCGACCGGGCCCGGATCGTCGAGGAGGCCGATCGCCTCGTAAGCTTCGTCGATACCGTCGGCCACGAACCCTGGCTCCGGACGACGATCCGGGGGCTCGTCGGCCAGAAACTCGACTACGGGCTACTAACAGTTGCTGCCGACGATGGACCGACCAAGACCACCCGCGAGCATCTGGGTATCCTGCTGGCGACGGACCTCCCGACGATGGTCGCTATCACGAAGGCCGATCTGGTCGACGAC harbors:
- a CDS encoding ABC transporter ATP-binding protein, which translates into the protein MGVSELDDDDVFEDVRERVDRPMARLFRSYGWDYRVPFAVGFVSSVAARILDLLPPLLLTVAIDGIFGDQAFSLWLVPDAWLPGTRAGQLWLTVAIIATAFLIGAAFHWMRNWGWNIFSQNIQHDVRTDTYDKMQRLNMDFFADKQTGELMSILSNDVNRLERFLNDGMNSFFRLSIMVLGIAAILFYWNWQLALVTLGVVPLIGFFTYKFVQIIQPQYAEVRSSVGQLNSRLENNLGGIQVIKTANTETFESDRVDDVSEDYFDANWAAINTRIKFFPSLRLLSGVGFVATFLLGGIWVVTYQTTGAAPWFFTGTLSEGQFVGFILLSQRFIWPMAQFGQIINMYQRAHASSERIFGLMDTPSRIVEDPDAKPLEVTEGHVAFDDVTFGYDEKDPIVEDISFDVAGGDTVALVGPTGAGKSTIMKLLLRMYDVDEGAIRIDGTDLRDATIPSLRQAMGYVSQETFLFYGTVRENIEYGTFDADKDEVVEAAKMAEAHRFIQNLPEGYDTKVGERGVKLSGGQRQRIALARAILKDPEVLVLDEATSDVDTETEMLIQRSLDELTADRTTFAIAHRLSTIKDAEQIVVVEDGRIVERGTHEELLVADGLYAKLWAVQAGEIDELPEEFIERAARRRAQTEADDD
- a CDS encoding creatininase family protein, yielding MKLTEATWTDVESTGTDLAVLPVGSTEQHGPHAPLGTDAIAAETVAKAGADAAEWEVVVAPSISVGVSEEHRAFAGSLWVSEDTFRAYIRETIEALAHHGFGRIVVVNGHGGNTAALREVCARITRDGDAYAVPFTWFEAVDPDGIEMGHAGPVETALLEHVAPELIDSERKETAGEDAADRWGEWEGSVNLACDTDGFADNGVVGDPADGDGELGERLLAEAADALAALLSRVAERDRPGEL
- a CDS encoding DUF5790 family protein — encoded protein: MSQATLDDEDLFGEAASEMRSDVEAHLEATRAALPDVDAIWAVEADNTLGVLNALRSGLDPGDAEDHLRDAKKWYTMGERADAFEDAGDLEDEIEELEGIVTDLSEAREQVGELTSTIPELKSALEDADVDDVDDEDNEE
- a CDS encoding DUF7544 domain-containing protein: MALYAVERIDDAVDMTRSFLSPVEAGRWGRLAVVVAFLLGGTGGGGGAASTVTNTPTTAGSIPENGLPELSAEFPELTGTAVAVVIGVIALLVLGGLVVAAIGAVMEFVFVQSLSADEVHVRQYVRRYAGKGVRLFGFRIVLGLGTLAVLGGATVLLFGDVFAGLLAGEVGVPSASRLVVGAILLVPLGIAVGVLVALANGFTTEFVVPIMLREDRGVLAGWRRFWPTLVDQWKQYGTYVLVAFGLHIVTEIAGTIVLGIAAVALAIPFLIVAVPVGFGMIGSGTITAGAVVLLVALLAAYLLVLFVAAAVIYVPIKVFHRQYALLVLGDTNTNFDVLGDRRPSQSL
- a CDS encoding dihydroneopterin aldolase family protein codes for the protein MAPTDAQQVCFELGIKFGSLYHQFAGTPISPASAANLAAAIESAIENQPHCRDVTVEMKTAAIREAVDPGVGYTEFTGEFADVEIVVAYEGIEATAVMEMDDGYPRMRLVSVA
- a CDS encoding GTPBP1 family GTP-binding protein — its product is MNADRAVLEHAIERGEREGGSVEFKERLTRETHLTDGRLESLAAQLRHRVLSGDSEATYVVGVTDDGGIAGLEPEAFSESMDVLSLLADEAGAHIEDVETWGVDEAGNAVRGQSGECGLVGVATIQEGAVMEDDEHIVVGTAGHVDHGKSTLVGSLVTGQADDGQGGTRSFLDVRPHEVERGLSADLSYGVYGFDDDGPVRMDNPDRKTDRARIVEEADRLVSFVDTVGHEPWLRTTIRGLVGQKLDYGLLTVAADDGPTKTTREHLGILLATDLPTMVAITKADLVDDERVLEVEREVERLLRDVDRTPLNVDRHGVDAAIEEISETVVPVVTTSAVSGEGLDTLDELFERLPKTGGDETAQFRMYVDRSYNVTGVGAVASGTINAGRVEAGDELLLGPMDDGRFREVEARSIEMHYHRVDEARAGRIVGIALKGVPEQDVERGMVLLPRDADPDPVREFEAEVMVLNHPTRIGEGYEPVVHLETVSEAAAFYPEGGQLLPGDTGRARVRFKFRPYLIEEGQRFVFREGRSKGVGTVTDVTGVE